The sequence below is a genomic window from Desulfobacterales bacterium.
AATTTCAATCTGAACTATCCAAATATGTGAAACTTATGAACATCGATTTGTATTCTATACTGAGCTATATTTGGAAAAGACTTCCAATTATATTAATGTTTATAAACAGCTTTATAATATACAGAGTAATAGTTATAAGCGGTTTAGGGGAAATATTTATCAAATGGCTGATGCAAAAAAGTGGAAATAAAATAGTAAATCTATTATTTTTTATAATTTTATCAACAGCTCTTATGTCTTGTTTTATACCAAACGCTATAACTATTCTTATTTTATTGCCTATTCTAAAAGAGATTGATTCCAAAATAATATGCAATAAAAAAGAAAAAAATCGTTACACAACCTGTTTAACCCTTGCAGCGATTTATGGAGCTAACATAGGAGGCATGGGCTCTTTAACTGGAACTCCTTCAAACCTTTTACTCATAGGTGTTATTGATTTTTATAAAATATCAGAAGGAAACAAAATTAATTTTTTTAATTGGCTAATTTGGGCAATGCCCCTTGTCTTATTTTTCATTATTATTGCTTGGCTAATAATAATATTAATTGGCCTTCCAAAAAATTCCTTTAATGTGAAGATAAATATTTTTAATCAACGGCACTTCGAAATATCAGACGAAAAAAAAGCTGGCGGTTTTTTATGTATGTTATTTATATTTTTCTGGAGCATTGATAATATTTGCAGCAATTT
It includes:
- a CDS encoding SLC13 family permease, with product MNIDLYSILSYIWKRLPIILMFINSFIIYRVIVISGLGEIFIKWLMQKSGNKIVNLLFFIILSTALMSCFIPNAITILILLPILKEIDSKIICNKKEKNRYTTCLTLAAIYGANIGGMGSLTGTPSNLLLIGVIDFYKISEGNKINFFNWLIWAMPLVLFFIIIAWLIIILIGLPKNSFNVKINIFNQRHFEISDEKKAGGFLCMLFIFFWSIDNICSNLIKMFASIESFICIIYFLVFGYLSFLKPYGKQKKIVLKPNELLSEFPKRGIIFLGIFLIFIILVQTLSLNKKIMKLFIYDFINETPKFLLLLSIILVVIFLTEIFSNMVVASTFFTLAYQISTSYNIHPLILMISVSLASTCAFMTPVATPCNALAFGEMKGTSLLWMISLGFLLNIIGALIISFWINLIIPLIYL